From the genome of Streptomyces sp. NBC_00659, one region includes:
- a CDS encoding metallopeptidase family protein, whose translation MLEMTRETFEELVSQALDRIPPELTRVMDNVAVFVEDEPPADDPELLGLYEGTPLTDRGEWYAGVLPDRISIYMGPTLRTCETTDEVVHEVAVTVIHEIAHHFGIDDDRLHELGWG comes from the coding sequence GTGCTGGAGATGACGCGCGAAACCTTCGAAGAGCTCGTGAGCCAGGCGCTGGACCGGATCCCGCCCGAGCTGACCCGGGTCATGGACAACGTCGCCGTGTTCGTCGAGGACGAGCCTCCGGCGGACGATCCCGAACTGCTGGGGCTCTACGAGGGCACCCCGCTCACCGACCGCGGCGAGTGGTACGCCGGAGTGCTCCCCGACCGCATCTCGATCTACATGGGCCCCACCCTGCGTACGTGCGAGACCACGGACGAGGTGGTCCACGAGGTCGCCGTGACCGTGATCCACGAGATCGCCCACCACTTCGGCATCGACGACGACCGGCTGCACGAACTGGGCTGGGGCTGA
- a CDS encoding metallophosphoesterase family protein has translation MARDPVAATATVRRTAARAGRALHALARRRPGRRKSTVPELAARQNPYARALGLLCVVVLGAWLGLLAVGDVRVPVGPMNTTMTLRPSLTGGTKINISPLGALELRSHEAPLRLDVDVDRLDPERSQALVDHPERLSGLQDEVVRDVEHGTLDLAVRSCIAVVSGATALGLAVYRRPRRALTAGGLALALLVASGAAAFATWNPKSVLEPKYSGLLASAPSLVGDARSIVSEFDVYQKELARLVTNVTKLYDVTSTLPVYQPDPTTIRVLHVSDIHLNPASWKIIASLVEQYAIDVIVDSGDTMDHGSAAENGFLDPIPDLGAPYVWVRGNHDSRETQRYLERLKNVHVLDDGRAVTVAGLRFAGIGDPQFTPDRALAPGGDAAEGLAGARLASALRDQRAAGTPADIAVAHEPLAARGTDGEVPLVLAGHLHHEEMEVMKYGTRLRVEGSTGGSGLRAVEGRYPDPIEASVLYLDRDTRHLQAWDEIKLGGLGLTTAEISRHLPEGNRP, from the coding sequence ATGGCCCGCGACCCCGTTGCCGCAACCGCCACCGTCCGCCGCACGGCCGCCCGCGCCGGACGGGCGCTGCACGCGCTCGCCCGCCGCCGCCCCGGCCGCCGCAAGAGCACGGTGCCCGAACTCGCCGCCCGGCAGAATCCGTACGCCCGCGCCCTCGGGCTGCTGTGCGTGGTGGTGCTCGGCGCCTGGCTGGGGCTGCTGGCCGTGGGCGACGTCCGTGTCCCGGTCGGCCCCATGAACACCACCATGACCCTGCGCCCCTCCCTCACCGGCGGCACAAAGATCAACATCTCCCCTCTCGGGGCGCTGGAGCTGCGCAGCCACGAGGCCCCGCTGCGCCTGGACGTGGATGTGGACCGGCTCGACCCGGAGCGCTCCCAGGCCCTCGTCGACCACCCGGAGCGCCTCTCCGGCCTCCAGGACGAGGTCGTACGGGACGTCGAGCACGGCACCCTCGACCTGGCCGTCCGCTCCTGCATAGCGGTGGTCTCCGGCGCCACCGCCCTCGGCCTCGCGGTCTACCGCCGCCCGCGCCGGGCCCTCACCGCCGGCGGCCTCGCCCTCGCCCTGCTGGTCGCCTCGGGAGCGGCCGCCTTCGCCACCTGGAACCCCAAATCGGTCCTGGAGCCGAAGTACTCGGGGCTCCTCGCCTCCGCACCGTCCCTGGTCGGCGACGCCCGCAGCATCGTCAGCGAATTCGACGTCTATCAGAAGGAGTTGGCGCGCCTGGTGACGAACGTGACGAAGCTGTACGACGTCACGTCCACCCTCCCGGTCTACCAGCCCGACCCGACCACGATCCGGGTGCTGCACGTCTCCGACATCCATCTGAACCCGGCGAGCTGGAAGATCATCGCCTCGCTCGTGGAGCAGTACGCGATCGATGTGATCGTCGACTCCGGCGACACCATGGACCACGGCTCGGCAGCCGAGAACGGCTTCCTGGACCCGATCCCGGACCTGGGCGCCCCGTACGTGTGGGTCCGCGGCAACCACGACTCGCGTGAGACGCAGCGCTACCTCGAACGCCTGAAAAACGTGCACGTCCTGGACGACGGCCGGGCGGTCACGGTCGCGGGTCTGCGCTTCGCCGGCATCGGCGACCCCCAGTTCACCCCGGACCGCGCGCTCGCGCCGGGCGGCGACGCGGCGGAGGGCCTGGCGGGCGCCCGTCTGGCCTCGGCCCTGCGCGACCAGCGCGCCGCGGGCACCCCGGCCGACATCGCCGTCGCCCACGAACCGCTCGCCGCCCGCGGGACGGACGGCGAGGTGCCCCTGGTGCTCGCCGGTCATCTGCACCACGAGGAGATGGAGGTCATGAAGTACGGCACCCGGCTGCGCGTCGAGGGCTCGACGGGCGGCAGCGGGCTGCGCGCCGTCGAGGGAAGGTACCCGGACCCGATCGAGGCATCGGTCCTCTACCTCGACCGGGACACCCGCCACCTCCAGGCCTGGGACGAGATCAAGCTCGGTGGTCTCGGCCTCACGACGGCCGAGATCAGCCGCCATCTCCCCGAAGGGAACCGGCCCTGA
- the hrpA gene encoding ATP-dependent RNA helicase HrpA: MSTHPAPALGDLAARLPQLSLRDAHRLGRRLEGARKIRKPEARSAVFAEIEAEVVQGEARMAARRARVPAITYPEQLPVSQKKDVIAEAIRDHQVVIVAGETGSGKTTQIPKICMELGRGVRGMIGHTQPRRIAARTVAERVADELDTPLGEAVGWKVRFTDQVNPDATFVKLMTDGILLAEVQTDRELRAYDTIIIDEAHERSLNIDFLLGYLAQLLPKRPDLKVVITSATIDPERFSRHFGDAPIVEVSGRTYPVEVRYRPLLEEDSEDSDRDQITAICDAVEELQAEGKGDILVFLSGEREIRDTADALTKKNYPRAGGANGQGTEVLPLYARLSHAEQHRVFQAHTGRRIVLATNVAETSLTVPGIKYVIDPGNARISRYSHRTKVQRLPIEPVSQASANQRKGRCGRTSDGICIRLYSEDDFLARPEFTDAEILRTNLASVILQMTAAGLGDIEKFPFIDPPDHRNIRDGVQLLQELNALDPTEKDARKRLTPTGRKLAQLPVDPRLARMVLEADKNGCAREVMVIAAALSIQDPRERPSEKQAQADQQHARFKDETSDFLAFLNLWRYIREQQKERGSSAFRRMCKQEYLNFLRIREWQDIYSQLRTVAKQMGIHLNEEDAPEQSVHVSLLAGLLSHIGMKDVKETGGESGRSTGKNEYLGARSAKFAIFPGSALFKKPPRFVMSAELVETSRLWARVNARVEPEWVEPLAGHLLKRTYSEPHWEKDQAAVMAYEKVTLYGVPIVAQRKVNYGGIDPEASRELFIRNALVEGDWRTHHKFFADNRKLLTEVEELEHRARRRDILVDDETLYDFYDQRVPEHVVSGAHFDSWWKHKRHEEPELLDFERSMLINDRAGAVSKDDYPDSWLQGRLKFRVTYQFEPGADADGVTVHVPLQVLNQVTDEGFDWQIPGLREEVVTELIRSLPKPIRRNYVPAPNFAQKFLERAVPLQEPLTLTMARELKRMVGVPLTADDFDWARLPDHLKITFRIVDERRRKLAEDKDLEALKIRLKPKARQAISQAAAATAEREGGESLERSGLTDWTIGSLSRLFETRRAGQPVKAYPALVDDGPAANTVSVRLFDTEAEQAEAMWKGTRRLILRNIPVNPGKFASDKLTNAQKLALSANPHGSVQALFDDCAMAAADKLIADFGGPAWDEESYRKLYDKVRAEIVDTTVRTVGQVQQVLAAWQACERRLKGVRSPTLLANLADVRGQLDALVKPGFVTATGLRRLPDLMRYLVAADRRLQQMPTGAQRDTSRMEKVHEMQDEYAWLLEQLPQGRPVPSSVLDIRWMIEELRVSYFAHALGTAYPVSDKRIVKAIDAAVP, from the coding sequence ATGTCTACGCACCCCGCCCCCGCCCTCGGCGATCTCGCCGCCCGCCTGCCCCAGCTGTCCCTGCGCGACGCGCACCGGCTCGGGCGCAGGCTCGAAGGCGCGCGCAAGATCCGCAAGCCCGAGGCCCGCTCCGCCGTCTTCGCCGAGATCGAGGCGGAGGTCGTCCAGGGCGAGGCCCGCATGGCCGCGCGCCGCGCCCGCGTGCCCGCCATCACGTATCCCGAGCAACTGCCGGTCAGCCAGAAGAAGGACGTGATCGCGGAGGCCATCCGCGACCACCAAGTGGTGATCGTCGCCGGTGAGACCGGGTCCGGCAAGACCACCCAGATCCCGAAGATCTGCATGGAGCTGGGCCGTGGCGTCCGCGGCATGATCGGGCACACCCAGCCCCGTCGTATCGCCGCCCGTACCGTCGCCGAGCGGGTCGCGGACGAGCTGGACACGCCGCTCGGCGAGGCCGTCGGCTGGAAGGTCCGCTTCACCGACCAGGTGAACCCGGACGCCACCTTCGTCAAGCTCATGACGGACGGCATCCTGCTCGCGGAGGTCCAGACGGACCGCGAGCTGCGCGCGTACGACACGATCATCATCGACGAGGCCCACGAGCGGTCCCTCAACATCGACTTCCTGCTCGGCTACCTCGCCCAGCTGCTGCCCAAGCGGCCCGACCTCAAGGTCGTGATCACCTCAGCGACCATCGACCCGGAGCGTTTCTCCCGGCACTTCGGGGACGCCCCGATCGTCGAGGTCAGCGGGCGGACGTATCCCGTGGAGGTGCGCTACCGCCCGCTCCTGGAGGAGGACTCCGAAGACTCCGACCGCGACCAGATCACCGCGATCTGCGATGCCGTCGAGGAGCTCCAGGCCGAGGGCAAGGGCGACATCCTCGTCTTCCTGTCGGGCGAGCGCGAGATCCGCGACACGGCCGACGCGCTGACCAAGAAGAACTATCCCCGCGCCGGAGGCGCTAATGGGCAGGGCACCGAGGTGCTGCCCCTGTACGCCCGGCTGTCGCACGCCGAGCAGCACCGCGTCTTCCAGGCGCACACCGGGCGCAGGATCGTTCTGGCGACCAACGTCGCCGAGACCTCGCTGACCGTCCCGGGCATCAAGTACGTGATCGACCCGGGCAACGCGCGCATCTCCCGGTACAGCCACCGCACGAAGGTGCAGCGGCTGCCCATCGAGCCGGTCTCGCAGGCCAGCGCCAACCAGCGCAAGGGCCGCTGCGGCCGTACGTCCGACGGCATCTGCATCCGGCTGTACTCCGAGGACGACTTCCTCGCCCGGCCGGAGTTCACCGACGCCGAGATCCTGCGCACGAACCTCGCCTCCGTCATCCTCCAGATGACCGCGGCCGGCCTCGGCGACATCGAGAAGTTCCCGTTCATCGACCCGCCGGACCACCGCAACATCCGCGACGGCGTCCAGCTCCTCCAGGAGCTGAACGCGCTGGACCCGACGGAGAAGGACGCACGCAAGCGGCTCACGCCGACCGGCCGCAAGCTCGCCCAGCTGCCCGTCGACCCCCGGCTCGCCCGGATGGTCCTGGAGGCCGACAAGAACGGCTGTGCGCGCGAGGTCATGGTGATCGCGGCCGCGCTCTCCATCCAGGACCCGCGCGAGCGGCCGTCCGAGAAGCAGGCGCAGGCGGACCAGCAGCACGCCCGCTTCAAGGACGAGACCTCCGACTTCCTGGCCTTCCTCAACCTGTGGCGCTACATCCGCGAGCAGCAGAAGGAGCGCGGCTCGTCCGCGTTCCGCCGGATGTGCAAGCAGGAGTACCTGAACTTCCTGCGCATCCGCGAGTGGCAGGACATCTACAGCCAGCTGCGGACCGTCGCCAAGCAGATGGGCATCCATCTGAACGAGGAGGACGCTCCCGAGCAGAGCGTCCATGTGTCCCTGCTCGCCGGTCTGCTCTCGCACATCGGCATGAAGGACGTGAAGGAGACCGGCGGCGAGAGCGGGCGGAGCACGGGGAAGAACGAGTACCTGGGCGCGCGCAGCGCCAAGTTCGCGATCTTCCCGGGCTCGGCGCTCTTCAAGAAGCCCCCGCGTTTCGTGATGTCCGCCGAACTGGTCGAGACCTCGCGGCTGTGGGCGCGCGTCAACGCCCGCGTCGAGCCGGAGTGGGTCGAACCGCTGGCCGGCCATCTCCTCAAGCGGACGTACAGCGAACCGCACTGGGAGAAGGACCAGGCCGCCGTGATGGCGTACGAGAAGGTCACGCTGTACGGCGTACCGATCGTCGCGCAGCGGAAGGTCAACTACGGGGGGATCGACCCGGAGGCCAGCCGCGAGCTGTTCATCCGCAACGCGCTCGTCGAGGGCGACTGGCGTACGCACCACAAGTTCTTCGCCGACAACCGCAAGCTGCTCACCGAGGTCGAGGAGCTGGAGCACCGCGCCCGCCGCCGGGACATCCTGGTCGACGACGAGACCCTGTACGACTTCTACGACCAGCGGGTGCCCGAACACGTCGTGTCCGGGGCGCATTTCGACTCCTGGTGGAAGCACAAGCGGCACGAGGAGCCCGAACTCCTCGACTTCGAGCGCTCGATGCTCATCAACGACCGGGCCGGCGCGGTCTCGAAGGACGACTACCCCGACTCCTGGCTCCAGGGGCGGCTGAAGTTCCGGGTGACCTACCAGTTCGAACCGGGCGCGGACGCGGACGGCGTGACCGTCCACGTCCCGCTCCAGGTCCTGAACCAGGTCACGGACGAGGGCTTCGACTGGCAGATCCCGGGGCTGCGGGAGGAAGTGGTGACGGAGCTGATCCGTTCCCTCCCGAAGCCGATCCGGCGGAACTACGTCCCCGCGCCCAACTTCGCCCAGAAGTTCCTGGAGCGGGCGGTACCGCTCCAGGAGCCGCTGACGCTGACGATGGCGCGCGAGCTCAAGCGCATGGTCGGAGTACCGCTGACGGCAGACGACTTCGACTGGGCACGGCTCCCCGACCACCTGAAGATCACCTTCCGGATCGTCGACGAGCGGCGCCGCAAGCTCGCCGAGGACAAGGACCTGGAGGCGCTCAAGATCCGGCTGAAGCCGAAGGCGCGCCAGGCGATCTCGCAGGCCGCCGCGGCGACGGCGGAACGCGAGGGCGGCGAGTCCCTGGAACGCTCGGGGCTGACGGACTGGACGATCGGCTCGCTCAGTCGCCTCTTCGAAACGCGCCGGGCCGGCCAGCCGGTGAAGGCGTACCCGGCGCTGGTCGACGACGGCCCCGCGGCGAACACCGTCTCCGTGCGGCTCTTCGACACGGAGGCCGAGCAGGCCGAGGCCATGTGGAAGGGCACCCGCCGGCTGATCCTGCGGAACATCCCGGTGAACCCGGGCAAGTTCGCCTCGGACAAGCTCACCAACGCCCAGAAGCTCGCCCTGTCCGCGAACCCGCACGGTTCGGTCCAGGCGCTCTTCGACGACTGCGCGATGGCCGCGGCGGACAAGCTGATCGCGGACTTCGGCGGCCCGGCGTGGGACGAGGAGTCCTACCGGAAGCTGTACGACAAGGTGCGCGCCGAGATCGTCGACACGACCGTGCGCACGGTCGGGCAGGTACAGCAGGTGCTCGCCGCCTGGCAGGCCTGTGAGCGCCGCCTGAAGGGCGTCAGGAGCCCGACCCTGCTCGCGAACCTGGCGGACGTACGCGGGCAGCTGGACGCCCTGGTGAAGCCCGGTTTCGTCACGGCGACGGGACTGCGGCGGCTGCCGGACCTGATGCGCTATCTGGTCGCCGCGGACCGCCGCCTCCAGCAGATGCCGACCGGTGCCCAGCGGGACACCAGCCGCATGGAGAAGGTCCACGAGATGCAGGACGAGTACGCCTGGCTCCTGGAGCAGCTTCCGCAGGGCCGGCCGGTGCCCTCGTCGGTCCTGGACATCCGCTGGATGATCGAGGAGCTCCGGGTCAGCTATTTCGCCCACGCGCTGGGCACCGCGTACCCGGTCTCCGACAAGCGGATCGTGAAGGCGATCGACGCCGCCGTCCCGTAA
- a CDS encoding DUF6274 family protein gives MAVSARHETRALLRAHLAAASGYRHLTRHCPICHQLARLAMEAVPNDEQDPESTPEEESPSTA, from the coding sequence ATGGCGGTGTCCGCTCGGCACGAGACCCGGGCTCTGCTCCGAGCCCACCTGGCAGCCGCTTCCGGGTACCGCCATCTGACGCGGCACTGCCCGATCTGCCATCAGCTCGCGCGCCTGGCCATGGAAGCCGTCCCGAACGACGAGCAGGACCCCGAGAGCACTCCGGAGGAGGAAAGTCCCTCGACGGCGTGA
- the bldC gene encoding developmental transcriptional regulator BldC produces MTARTPDAEPLLTPAEVATMFRVDPKTVTRWAKAGKLTSIRTLGGHRRYREAEVRALLAGIPQQRSEA; encoded by the coding sequence ATGACCGCTCGCACCCCTGATGCCGAGCCGCTGCTGACCCCCGCTGAGGTCGCCACGATGTTCCGCGTCGACCCCAAGACGGTCACGCGGTGGGCGAAGGCCGGCAAGCTCACGTCCATCCGCACGCTCGGAGGACACCGTCGTTACCGCGAGGCTGAGGTCCGCGCACTGCTCGCGGGTATCCCGCAGCAGCGCAGTGAAGCCTGA
- a CDS encoding Leu/Phe/Val dehydrogenase, producing the protein MTDVTGAPADVLHTLFHSDQGGHEQVVLCQDRASGLKAVIAIHSTALGPALGGTRFYPYASEQEAVADALNLARGMSYKNALAGLDHGGGKAVIIGDPEQIKSEELLLAYGRFVASLGGRYVTACDVGTYVADMDVVARECRWTTGRSPENGGAGDSSVLTAFGVFQGMRASAQHLWGDPTLRGRKVGVAGVGKVGHHLVDHLREDGAEVVITDVRAESVRRILDRHPSGVTAVADTETLIRTEGLDIYAPCALGGALNDETVPVLTARIVCGAANNQLAHPGVEKDLADRGILYAPDYVVNAGGVIQVADELHGFDFDRCRTKAAKIFDTTLAIFARAKQDGIPPAAAADRIAEQRMAEARRH; encoded by the coding sequence GTGACCGACGTAACCGGCGCGCCTGCTGATGTACTGCACACCCTGTTCCACTCGGATCAGGGCGGTCATGAGCAAGTCGTGCTCTGCCAGGACCGCGCCAGCGGCCTCAAGGCCGTCATCGCCATCCACTCCACCGCCCTGGGCCCCGCCCTCGGCGGCACGCGCTTCTACCCGTACGCGAGCGAGCAGGAGGCCGTCGCCGACGCCCTCAACCTCGCGCGCGGGATGTCGTACAAGAACGCCCTGGCCGGGCTCGACCACGGCGGCGGCAAGGCCGTCATCATCGGCGACCCCGAGCAGATCAAGTCCGAGGAGCTGCTCCTCGCCTACGGCCGGTTCGTCGCCTCGCTCGGCGGCCGGTACGTCACCGCGTGCGACGTCGGCACCTATGTCGCCGACATGGACGTCGTGGCACGTGAGTGCCGGTGGACGACCGGACGCTCCCCGGAGAACGGCGGCGCGGGCGACTCGTCGGTCCTGACCGCCTTCGGTGTCTTCCAGGGCATGCGCGCCTCCGCGCAGCACCTGTGGGGCGACCCGACGCTGCGCGGCCGCAAGGTCGGCGTCGCCGGCGTCGGCAAGGTGGGCCACCACCTGGTCGACCACCTGCGTGAGGACGGCGCCGAGGTCGTGATCACGGATGTGCGGGCCGAGTCCGTGCGCCGGATCCTGGACCGGCACCCCTCGGGTGTCACGGCCGTCGCGGACACCGAGACGCTCATCCGCACCGAGGGCCTGGACATCTACGCGCCCTGCGCGCTGGGCGGCGCGCTCAACGACGAGACCGTGCCGGTGCTCACGGCCCGGATCGTGTGCGGCGCGGCCAACAACCAGCTCGCGCACCCGGGCGTGGAGAAGGACCTCGCGGACCGCGGGATCCTGTACGCCCCCGACTACGTCGTGAACGCGGGCGGTGTCATCCAGGTCGCCGACGAGCTCCACGGCTTCGACTTCGACCGGTGCAGGACCAAGGCCGCGAAGATCTTCGACACCACGCTGGCCATATTCGCACGTGCGAAGCAGGACGGGATCCCGCCGGCCGCGGCGGCCGACCGGATCGCCGAGCAGCGGATGGCGGAGGCACGGCGTCACTGA
- a CDS encoding DUF3073 domain-containing protein — protein sequence MGRGRAKAKQTKVARQLKYSSGGTDLSRLANELGASTSNQPPNGEPFEDDDEEDDPYAQYADLYNDDDEDEDDQSGPQSQRRGA from the coding sequence ATGGGGCGCGGCCGGGCAAAGGCCAAGCAGACGAAGGTCGCCCGCCAGCTGAAGTACAGCAGCGGCGGGACTGACCTCTCGCGTCTGGCCAATGAGCTGGGCGCTTCGACTTCGAACCAGCCGCCTAATGGCGAGCCGTTCGAGGACGACGACGAGGAAGACGACCCGTACGCACAGTACGCGGATCTCTACAACGACGACGACGAGGACGAGGACGATCAGTCCGGGCCTCAGTCGCAACGTCGCGGCGCTTGA
- the purM gene encoding phosphoribosylformylglycinamidine cyclo-ligase has translation MSSVSDQSPAATGSASGASYAAAGVDIEAGDRAVELMKEWVKKTQRPEVLGGLGGFAGLFDASALKRFERPLLASATDGVGTKVDIARQLGVYDTIGHDLVAMVMDDIVVCGAEPLFMTDYICVGKVHPERVAAIVKGIAEGCVLAGCALVGGETAEHPGLLGPDDFDVAGAGTGVVEADQLLGPDRIRTGDAVIAMAASGLHSNGYSLVRHVLFDRANLRLDQHIEEFGRTLGEELLEPTKIYSLDCLTLTKSAQVHAFSHITGGGLAANLARVIPDGLHAVVDRGTWTPAPVFDLVGRTGDVERLELEKTLNMGVGMMAIVPEESAEVALAVLADRGVDAWVAGEITERGDHTTGAELIGDYAS, from the coding sequence ATGTCTTCTGTGTCTGATCAGTCCCCTGCGGCGACGGGCAGTGCCTCCGGCGCGTCCTACGCGGCTGCCGGAGTCGACATCGAGGCGGGCGACCGCGCCGTAGAGCTGATGAAGGAGTGGGTGAAGAAGACGCAGCGCCCGGAGGTCCTGGGCGGCCTCGGCGGCTTCGCCGGTCTCTTCGACGCCTCGGCCCTCAAGCGTTTCGAGCGCCCGCTGCTCGCCTCCGCCACCGACGGCGTGGGCACCAAGGTCGACATCGCCAGGCAGCTCGGCGTGTACGACACCATCGGCCACGACCTCGTGGCGATGGTCATGGACGACATCGTGGTGTGCGGCGCCGAGCCGCTCTTCATGACCGACTACATCTGTGTGGGCAAGGTCCACCCGGAGCGGGTCGCGGCCATCGTGAAGGGCATCGCCGAGGGCTGTGTCCTCGCGGGCTGCGCCCTGGTGGGCGGCGAGACGGCCGAACACCCCGGTCTGCTCGGCCCGGACGACTTCGACGTCGCGGGCGCCGGCACCGGCGTGGTCGAGGCCGATCAGCTGCTCGGCCCGGATCGCATCCGTACGGGTGACGCGGTCATCGCCATGGCGGCCTCCGGTCTTCACTCGAACGGGTACTCGCTCGTCCGGCACGTCCTCTTCGACCGGGCGAATCTGCGCCTGGACCAGCACATCGAGGAGTTCGGCCGCACCCTCGGCGAGGAGCTCCTGGAGCCCACCAAGATCTACTCGCTGGACTGTCTGACGCTGACGAAGAGCGCCCAGGTACACGCCTTCAGCCACATCACCGGCGGCGGTCTCGCGGCCAACCTGGCCCGCGTGATCCCGGACGGCCTGCACGCCGTGGTCGACCGCGGGACCTGGACCCCGGCACCGGTCTTCGACCTGGTCGGCAGGACCGGCGACGTCGAGCGGCTGGAGCTGGAGAAGACGCTGAACATGGGCGTCGGCATGATGGCGATCGTGCCCGAGGAGTCGGCCGAGGTCGCCCTCGCCGTCCTCGCGGACCGCGGAGTGGACGCCTGGGTCGCCGGTGAGATCACCGAGCGCGGGGACCACACGACGGGCGCCGAGCTCATCGGCGACTACGCGAGCTGA
- the purF gene encoding amidophosphoribosyltransferase, translating to MPRGDGRLNHDLLPGEKGPQDACGVFGVWAPGEEVAKLTYFGLYALQHRGQESAGIAVSNGSQILVFKDMGLVSQVFDETSLGSLQGHIAVGHARYSTTGASVWENAQPTFRATAHGSIALGHNGNLVNTAQLAEMVADLPKQEGRSTRVAATNDTDLLTALLAAQVDDDGKPLTIEEASAKVLPQVMGAFSLVFMNEHTLYAARDPQGIRPLVLGRLERGWVVASESAALDICGASYVREIEPGEFVAIDENGLRTSRFAEAKPKGCIFEYVYLARPDTDIAGRNVYLSRVEMGRKLAAEAPVEADLVIATPESGTPAAIGYAEASGIPFGAGLVKNAYVGRTFIQPSQTIRQLGIRLKLNPLKEVIKGKRLVVVDDSIVRGNTQRALVRMLREAGAAEVHIRISSPPVKWPCFFGIDFATRAELIANGMTVEEIGTSLGADSLSYISLDGMIEATTIDKPNLCRACFDGEYPMDLPDPELLGKQLLETELAAGPAATAAADAIRRP from the coding sequence GTGCCACGTGGTGACGGTCGACTCAATCATGATCTGCTCCCCGGTGAGAAAGGCCCCCAGGACGCTTGCGGCGTCTTCGGTGTCTGGGCTCCGGGCGAAGAGGTCGCCAAGCTCACTTACTTCGGGCTCTACGCCCTCCAGCATCGGGGTCAGGAATCCGCGGGAATCGCGGTCAGCAACGGCTCCCAGATCCTCGTCTTCAAGGACATGGGCCTCGTGTCCCAGGTCTTCGACGAGACCTCGCTCGGTTCGCTCCAGGGTCATATCGCGGTCGGTCACGCCCGCTACTCGACCACCGGTGCCTCCGTGTGGGAGAACGCCCAGCCGACGTTCCGTGCCACCGCGCACGGTTCCATCGCGCTCGGCCACAACGGCAACCTCGTCAACACGGCGCAGCTCGCCGAGATGGTCGCCGACCTGCCCAAGCAGGAAGGCCGCAGCACTCGTGTGGCGGCCACCAACGACACCGACCTGCTCACCGCGCTCCTCGCGGCCCAGGTCGACGACGACGGCAAGCCACTGACCATTGAAGAGGCTTCCGCCAAGGTCCTCCCGCAGGTCATGGGTGCCTTCTCGCTCGTCTTCATGAACGAGCACACCCTGTACGCCGCCCGTGACCCGCAGGGCATTCGCCCGCTGGTCCTCGGCCGCCTGGAACGCGGCTGGGTGGTGGCCTCCGAGTCCGCGGCCCTCGACATCTGCGGCGCCAGCTATGTGCGCGAGATCGAGCCGGGCGAGTTCGTCGCCATCGACGAGAACGGTCTGCGGACCTCGCGATTCGCGGAAGCGAAGCCCAAGGGCTGCATCTTCGAGTACGTCTACCTGGCCCGTCCCGACACGGACATCGCGGGCCGGAACGTGTATCTCTCGCGTGTCGAGATGGGCCGCAAACTCGCCGCGGAAGCCCCTGTCGAGGCCGACCTGGTGATAGCGACCCCGGAGTCCGGCACACCCGCCGCGATCGGTTACGCGGAGGCCTCCGGCATCCCGTTCGGCGCCGGCCTGGTCAAGAACGCCTATGTCGGCCGGACCTTCATCCAGCCGTCACAGACGATCCGCCAGCTCGGGATCCGCCTGAAGCTGAATCCGCTCAAGGAAGTCATCAAGGGCAAGCGTCTGGTCGTCGTGGACGACTCGATCGTGCGCGGCAACACCCAGCGCGCCCTGGTCCGGATGCTCCGCGAGGCGGGTGCGGCCGAGGTCCACATCCGGATCTCCTCCCCGCCCGTGAAGTGGCCCTGCTTCTTCGGCATCGACTTCGCGACCCGCGCCGAGCTGATCGCGAACGGCATGACCGTCGAGGAGATCGGCACCTCGCTGGGCGCCGACTCGCTCTCGTACATCTCGCTCGACGGGATGATCGAGGCCACGACGATCGACAAGCCGAATCTGTGCCGCGCCTGCTTCGACGGCGAGTACCCGATGGACCTTCCGGACCCCGAGCTGCTCGGCAAGCAGCTCCTGGAGACCGAGCTGGCCGCGGGTCCCGCAGCCACGGCCGCGGCTGACGCCATCCGTCGCCCGTAG